GCGCTCGTCATGACTGCGGCCGGGGTCTCCGGTGCCAGGCGCCTGGACGCGTCCGGCGGGGTGTGATCCGAGGCGTCAGGGCAGCGGCGGCCCGGCGTCGACGACCTCCATCGAGAGGTCGAGGGGGTCGAAGTGGATGAGCGACTCCAGCCACCACGTCATGCCCGCCGCGGTCAGTGCGTCGAGGTCGATCGTCGGGGGGTGGTTCCAGGCGGGGCTGGCGTTGCCGGCCACGGCGACGTCGAAGGGGCGGTCGGCCGGGCGCGTGGCGGTGACCAGGCGGGACAGCTCCTCCGGTGCCGGCGGGTGGGGGCCGGCGAGGGGGAAGATGCCGTCGCTCGTGGTGGCGCGGGCGAGGACGCGCGGGTGGTCGGTGGACATCGCGGTCCAGACGGGGATGGGGTGGGGTTCGGGAGCAGCGGCGTCGAGGTCGACGTGGAAGTGGTCGCCGCGGTGGTGCACCTCGGTGCCCGACCAGACGGCGCGGACGATCGCCAAGGCCTCGTCGAACTTCGCCGAGCGGGGGCCGAGGGGTTCGCCGAAGCGGCTGAAGTCGCCGGTTTCGTCGGAGCCGAGGCCGGTGCCGAGGACGAGCCGTCCGCCCGAGAGCCGGCTGACGGTCGAGGCCTGGCGAGCGAGCACCCACGGGCGGCGCCGCGCCGGGGGCGTGACCATCGGGCCGAGCAGGATCGTGCTGGTCGCCTGGGCGATCGCGGCGAGCGTGGTCCACGGGTCAGCGATCGGCGGCGCGCCGGGCACGACGTGGTCCCACAGGAACACCCCGTCCCAGCCGGCGGCCTCGGCCCGCACGGCGAGCTCGACCAGGGCCGCCGGGTCGCCGAACGGTCCGAACGGCGGCAGGTAAAGGCCGTGGCGAAGGGAGCTCATCGGCGGGTTTCCTCACATGAAGGGAATCGGGACACCGTAACGAGTCCTCGTCAGCGGGCTGAATTGCCTTACCCGGCAACGGGAACGCGCCCGGGCGGTTGCCGGTCAGCGGCACGAGAAGTGGCCGGACGGGCGGACAAACCGCCCCAACGATGGGAAACCGAAGCGGGGATCTTGTCATCGCGCCCGCGGTTTGGTTGTGTCGGTGCGGACCCCGGTCGCGGCCGCCAACGCGGGCACGGGTTCCCCACGGTGCCGATCAGGTGCCGTGTCCGCTGGGTTTTCCCCGTGAAACGAAGGAATCTGCATGCCGCGCTTGCGAAGAGTGCTGTGTTCGGTGACGGCCGCGGCGGCCGCCGTGACCGTGGCGG
The sequence above is a segment of the Amycolatopsis sp. 2-15 genome. Coding sequences within it:
- a CDS encoding LLM class flavin-dependent oxidoreductase, translating into MSSLRHGLYLPPFGPFGDPAALVELAVRAEAAGWDGVFLWDHVVPGAPPIADPWTTLAAIAQATSTILLGPMVTPPARRRPWVLARQASTVSRLSGGRLVLGTGLGSDETGDFSRFGEPLGPRSAKFDEALAIVRAVWSGTEVHHRGDHFHVDLDAAAPEPHPIPVWTAMSTDHPRVLARATTSDGIFPLAGPHPPAPEELSRLVTATRPADRPFDVAVAGNASPAWNHPPTIDLDALTAAGMTWWLESLIHFDPLDLSMEVVDAGPPLP